In Spinacia oleracea cultivar Varoflay chromosome 5, BTI_SOV_V1, whole genome shotgun sequence, a single window of DNA contains:
- the LOC130461474 gene encoding uncharacterized protein yields the protein MANQVPRAPRVLVQRNRDDGNDRLWNDYFTDQPVFPPSLFRRRFRMKKHVFLPMRLLAYGTAADNVEDYLRISSSLARYSLQHFVEGTVLKGLFSGRANKPTLILEAVASQDLWIWHAFLGTPGRCNDINVLDRSPLFTDVFEGREPPINYVVNGHQYSMGYNLTDGICPKSAAFIPTISLPQNEKEGLFAKLQESRRKDVERAFGVLQARFAIIRQPALARNTSMLGKIMIACIIIHNMIVEDERDTYLNYKDPSEYDQAVEQPSSSNRRNNGEPFQFHNGAKRIANLDTYMSNRVRVRDEVMHRALKSDLVEHLWLKYGGNNREEGNNRE from the exons atGGCTAATCAAGTTCCAAGAGCACCAAGGGTCCTTGTACAGAGGAATCGTGATGATGGAAACGATCGTTTGTGGAATGACTATTTTACTGACCAACCGGTGTTCCCCCCATCTTTATTTCGTCGGAGATTTCGCATGAAAAAACATGTGTTTCTCC CTATGAGGTTGCTAGCGTATGGTACCGCTGCTGATAATGTTGAAGACTACTTACGGATCAGCTCATCTCTTGCGCGATATTCCTTACAACATTTTGTTGAAGGGACTGT ATTGAAAGGGTTGTTCTCTGGAAGAGCTAATAAGCCAACATTGATTTTAGAAGCTGTAGCATCGCAAGACCTTTGGATCTGGCATGCTTTCTTAGGAACGCCAGGTAGGTGTAATGATATCAATGTTCTTGATAGATCTCCATTATTTACAGATGTTTTTGAAGGTCGTGAACCACCTATTAATTATGTCGTGAATGGCCACCAATACAGTATGGGATATAATCTCACTGATGGTATATGCCCAAAATCGGCAGCATTCATTCCCACGATATCCCTCCCCCAAAACGAAAAGGAAGGCCTTTTTGCCAAGTTACAAGAAAGTCGACGAAAGGATGTGGAACGTGCATTTGGGGTACTTCAAGCTCGTTTTGCAATAATTCGTCAACCTGCTCTAGCTCGTAATACATCAATGCTTGGAAAAATTATGATAGCTTGTATTATTATACATAACATGATTGTTGAGGATGAACGAGATacatatttaaattataagGACCCAAGTGAGTATGACCAAGCCGTGGAACAACCTTCATCCTCGAACAGAAGAAATAATGGAGAACCATTTCAATTTCACAATGGTGCTAAGAGGATAGCAAATTTGGATACTTACATGTCTAATAGAGTTCGAGTTCGTGATGAAGTTATGCATAGAGCCCTCAAGTCAGATCTGGTAGAACATTTGTGGCTAAAATATGGAGGTAATAATAGGGAAGAGGGTAATAATAGAGAGTAA